From a single Brassica napus cultivar Da-Ae chromosome C9, Da-Ae, whole genome shotgun sequence genomic region:
- the LOC106435314 gene encoding uncharacterized protein LOC106435314 — protein sequence MDYSSTITITREELNAFHLYDRALFSRLVITLRRDIGQSYQVMTFLLYLETIAPHLRNLIADFASLTDVFVNMVADQVVTCIKCLSYDDFPAFVTHLRRSILSPEIPYITDVTRGYLTLIVIHNNRENILFEMKKHMTRVCVRAFEDICVRAEMYNKEIEERENAIAEMSQLGISSVVQIGESSTSQFSSRRVNADNRTIFLTFSKGYPISKAEVYAYFTRYLIYYIIQCMQCKAKAVPFFSK from the coding sequence ATGGATTATTCATCCACGATAACCATCACGAGAGAAGAGTTGAATGCTTTTCACTTGTATGACAGAGCACTTTTCTCTCGTCTTGTCATAACTCTAAGACGAGACATTGGCCAGTCTTATCAAGTTATGACCTTTCTCCTCTATCTCGAGACGATTGCTCCTCACCTGAGAAACTTGATAGCGGATTTTGCCTCTTTAACGGACGTTTTCGTCAACATGGTCGCTGACCAAGTCGTGACGTGCATCAAGTGCTTGTCCTACGACGATTTTCCAGCATTTGTGACCCACTTGAGGAGAAGCATCCTCTCCCCAGAGATACCTTATATCACGGATGTCACAAGAGGGTACCTAACTCTCATAGTCATCCACAACAACCGTGAAAACATTCTCTTTGAGATGAAGAAGCATATGACGCGTGTATGCGTCCGAGCTTTTGAGGATATATGCGTGCGTGCTGAGATGTACAACAAGGAGATTGAAGAGAGGGAAAATGCGATAGCGGAGATGAGCCAGCTGGGAATTAGCAGTGTTGTTCAAATTGGTGAATCAAGTACTAGCCAGTTCTCGAGTCGTCGAGTAAACGCAGATAATAGGACTATCTTCCTCACATTTTCTAAAGGATACCCAATTTCCAAAGCAGAAGTGTATGCCTACTTCACCAGGTActtaatctattatataatccAATGCATGCAATGCAAGGCCAAGGCAGTgccatttttttctaaataa